One genomic window of Camelina sativa cultivar DH55 chromosome 5, Cs, whole genome shotgun sequence includes the following:
- the LOC104786090 gene encoding ABC transporter C family member 2-like, translated as MGFELFEWYCKPVPNGVWTKQVANAFGAYTPCATDSFVLSISQLVLLVLCLYRIWLTLKDHKVERFCLRSKLYNYFLGLLATYATAEPLFRLIMGISVLDLDGPGLPPFEAVGLGVKAFAWGSAMVMIFIETKIYIRELRWYVRFAVIYALVGDTVLLNLVLSVKEFYSSYVLYLYASEVASQVLFGILLFMHLPNLDPYPGYMPVRNETVDDYEYEEISDGQQICPERHANIFDKIFFSWMNPLMTLGSKRPLTEKDVWHLDTWDQTETLFMSFQQSWDKELQKPQPWLLRALNNSLGGRFWWGGIWKIGNDCSQFVGPLLLNQLLKSMQEDEPAWKGYIYAFSIFVGVVLGVLCEAQYFQNVMRVGYRLRSALIAAVFRKSLRLTNEGRRKFQTGKITNLMTTDAESLQQICQSLHTMWSAPFRIIVALILLYQQLGVASLIGALLLVLMFPLQTVIISKMQKLTKEGLHRTDKRIGLMNEVLAAMDTVKCYAWENSFQSKVQTVRDDELSWFRKSQLLGALNMFILNSIPVLVTIVSFGVFTLLGGDLTPARAFTSLSLFAVLRFPLFMLPNIITQVVNANVSLKRLEEVLATEERILLPNPPIEPGQPAISIRNGNFSWDSKVPLVKMQKXNLDVPLGSLVAVVGSTGEGKTSLISAILGELPATSDAMVTLRGSVAYIPQVSWIFNATVRDNILFGSPFDRERYERVIDVTALKHDLELLPGGDLTEIGERGVNISGGQKQRVSMARAVYSNSDVYIFDDPLSALDAHVGQQVFEKCIKRELGQKTRVLVTNQLHFLSHVDRIVLVHEGTVKEEGTYEELSNNGPLFQRLMENAGKVEEYSEENGEAVADQTAVQPVANGDTNGLQMNGSDDKKSKEGNKKGGKSVLIKQEERETGVVSWRVLKRYQDALGGAWVVMILLSCYVLTEVFRVSSSTWLSEWTDAGTPKSHGPLFYNLIYALLSFGQVLVTLTNSYSLIMSSLYAAKKLHDNMLHSILRAPMSFFHTNPLGRIINRFAKDLGDIDRTVAVFVNMFMGQVSQLISTVVLIGIVSTLSLWAIMPLLVLFYGAYLYYQNTAREVKRMDSISRSPVYAQFGEALNGLSTIRAYKAYDRMAEINGRSMDNNIRFTLVNMGANRWLGIRLETLGGLMIWLTASFAVMQNGRAENQQEFASTMGLLLSYALNITSLLTGVLRLASLAENSLNAVERVGNYIEIPPEAPPVIENNRPPPGWPSSGSIKFEDVVLRYRPQLPPVLHGVSFFIHPTDKVGIVGRTGAGKSSLLNALFRIVEVEKGRILIDECDIGKFGLMDLRKVLGIIPQSPVLFSGTVRFNLDPFGEHNDADLWESLERAHLKDTIRRNPLGLDAEVSEAGENFSVGQRQLLSLSRALLRRSKILVLDEATAAVDVRTDALIQKTIREEFKSCTMLIIAHRLNTIIDCDKILVLDSGRVQEFSSPENLLSNEGSSFSKMVQSTGAANAEYLRNLVLDNKRARDDSQHVQGQRKWLASSRWAAAAQFALAASLTSSHNDLQSLEIEDDSSILKRTNDAVVTLRSVLEGKHDKEIAESLEEHNISREGWLSSLYRMVEGLAVMSRLARNRMQQPDYNFEGNTFDWDNVEM; from the exons ATGGGGTTTGAGCTGTTTGAGTGGTATTGTAAGCCGGTGCCTAATGGTGTTTGGACAAAGCAAGTGGCTAATGCATTTGGTGCATACACCCCTTGTGCTACTGACTCTTTTGTGCTTAGTATCTCTCAACTGGTTCTGTTGGTTCTGTGCTTGTATCGTATATGGCTCACCTTGAAGGATCACAAGGTGGAGAGGTTCTGCTTGAGGTCAAAATTGTATAACTATTTCTTGGGTCTCTTGGCTACTTATGCTACTGCTGAGCCTTTGTTCAGATTGATCATGGGGATTTCAGTTTTGGATTTGGATGGACCCGGGCTTCCTCCTTTTGAG GCCGTCGGTTTGGGTGTCAAAGCTTTTGCTTGGGGCTCTGCAATGGTCATGATTTTTATAGAAACGAAAATTTACATCCGTGAACTCCGTTGGTATGTCAGGTTTGCTGTCATATATGCTCTCGTGGGGGATACTGTCTTGCTAAATCTTGTTCTCTCAGTCAAGGAGTTCTATAGCAG TTATGTACTGTATCTCTACGCAAGTGAGGTGGCATCTCAG GTTCTGTTTGGAATCCTCTTGTTTATGCATCTTCCCAATTTGGATCCTTACCCTGGCTACATGCCAGTGCGTAATGAAACTGTTGATGATTATGAGTATGAAGAGATTTCTGATGGACAACAAATATGCCCAGAGAGGCATGCAAATATATTTGACA AAATCTTTTTCTCATGGATGAATCCCTTGATGACTCTGGGATCTAAAAGGCCTCTAACAGAGAAGGATGTGTGGCATCTGGACACTTGGGATCAGACTGAAACTCTGTTCATGAG TTTCCAGCAATCCTGGGATAAGGAACTGCAAAAACCGCAACCGTGGCTGTTGAGAGCATTGAACAATAGTCTGGGAGGAAGGTTTTGGTGGGGAGGAATTTGGAAG ATCGGGAATGATTGCTCACAATTTGTGGGGCCTCTTTTACTAAATCAACTTTTAAAG TCAATGCAAGAAGATGAGCCAGCTTGGAAGGGTTACATCTACGCGTTCTCAATTTTTGTTGGAGTG GTACTGGGGGTGCTATGCGAAGCTCAATATTTCCAGAATGTCATGCGTGTTGGTTACCGATTGAGATCTGCTCTG ATTGCTGCTGTGTTCCGCAAATCGTTGAGGTTGACTAATGAAGGCCGTAGAAAGTTTCAAACGGGAAAGATAACCAACTTAATGACAACCGATGCCGAATCTCTTCAG CAAATTTGCCAATCACTTCACACCATGTGGTCGGCTCCATTTCGTATAATTGTAGCACTGATTCTCCTCTATCAACAATTGGGTGTTGCCTCTCTCATTGGTGCATTGTTGTTGGTCCTTATGTTCCCTTTACAG ACTGTTATTATAAGCAAAATGCAAAAGCTGACAAAGGAAGGTCTGCATCGTACTGACAAGCGAATTGGCCTTATGAATGAGGTTTTAGCTGCAATGGATACAGTAAA GTGTTATGCTTGGGAAAACAGTTTCCAGTCCAAGGTCCAAACTGTACGTGATGATGAATTATCTTGGTTCCGGAAATCACAGCTTTTGGGAGCG TTGAATATGTTCATACTGAACAGCATTCCTGTTCTCGTGACTATTGTTTCATTTGGTGTGTTCACATTGCTTGGAGGAGACCTGACCCCTGCACGAGCTTTTACatcgctctctctctttgctGTGCTTCGTTTTCCTCTCTTCATGCTTccaaacattataactcag GTGGTAAATGCTAATGTATCCTTAAAACGATTGGAGGAGGTGTTGGCGACAGAAGAGAGAATTCTCTTACCAAATCCTCCCATTGAACCCGGACAGCCAGCCATCTCAATAAGAAATGGAAATTTCTCTTGGGATTCTAAGGTGCCGCTTGT CAAAATGCAAAAGCNAAACTTGGACGTACCCCTTGGCAGCCTAGTTGCTGTGGTTGGTAGTACAGGCGAAGGAAAAACCTCTCTAATATCTGCTATCCTTGGGGAACTTCCTGCAACATCTGATGCAATGGTTACTCTCAGAGGATCAGTTGCTTATATTCCACAAGTTTCATGGATCTTCAATGCAACA GTACGCGACAATATATTGTTTGGCTCTCCCTTTGACCGTGAAAGATATGAAAGGGTCATTGATGTGACTGCACTCAAGCATGACCTAGAGTTACTGCCT GGTGGTGATCTCACGGAGATTGGAGAAAGAGGTGTTAACATCAGTGGAGGACAGAAGCAGAGGGTTTCAATGGCTAGGGCCGTTTACTCAAATTCAGATGTGTACATCTTTGATGACCCCTTAAGTGCCCTTGATGCTCATGTTGGTCAACAG GTTTTTGAAAAATGCATAAAAAGAGAATTGGGCCAGAAAACAAGAGTTCTTGTTACAAACCAGCTCCACTTCCTATCGCATGTGGATAGAATTGTACTTGTCCATGAAGGCACAGTGAAAGAGGAAGGAACATATGAAGAGCTATCCAATAATGGCCCTTTGTTCCAGAG GTTAATGGAAAATGCTGGGAAGGTGGAAGAATATTcagaagaaaatggagaagcTGTGGCCGATCAAACGGCAGTACAACCAGTTGCGAATGGGGACACAAATGGTCTTCAGATGAATGGAAGTGACGATAAGAAATCCAAGGAAGGAAATAAAAAAGGAGGAAAATCTGTCCTCATCAAGCAAGAAGAACGTGAAACCGGAGTTGTGAGTTGGAGAGTCCTGAAGAG GTACCAGGATGCACTTGGAGGGGCATGGGTAGTGATGATTCTCCTTTCATGCTACGTCTTGACAGAAGTCTTTCGGGTTAGCAGCAGCACGTGGTTGAGCGAGTGGACTGATGCAGGAACTCCAAAGAGTCATGGACCCCTTTTCTACAATCTCATATATGCACTTCTCTCGTTTGGACAG GTTTTGGTGACATTGACCAATTCATATTCGTTGATTATGTCCAGTCTTTATGCAGCTAAGAAGTTACACGACAATATGCTTCATTCCATACTAAGGGCCCCTATGTCCTTCTTTCATACCAATCCACTAGGACGGATAATAAATCGATTCGCAAAAGATCTGGGTGATATTGATCGAACTGTGGCCGTCTTTGTAAACATGTTTATGGGTCAAGTCTCACAGCTTATTTCAACTGTTGTCTTGATTGGCATTGTAAGCACTCTGTCCTTATGGGCCATCATGCCCCTCCTGGTCTTGTTTTATGGAGCGTATCTTTATTACCAG AACACTGCCCGTGAGGTTAAGCGTATGGATTCAATTTCAAGATCGCCCGTTTATGCACAATTTGGAGAGGCATTGAATGGCTTATCAACTATCCGTGCTTACAAAGCATATGATCGGATGGCTGAAATCAACGGAAGATCAATGGATAATAACATCAGATTCACTCTTGTCAACATGGGTGCCAACCGGTGGCTCGGAATCCGTTTAGAAACTCTTGGTGGTCTTATGATTTGGCTGACAGCATCGTTTGCTGTCATGCAGAATGGACGAGCGGAGAACCAACAGGAATTTGCATCTACAATGGGTTTGCTTCTCAGTTATGCCTTAAATATTACTAGCTTGTTAACAGGTGTTTTGAGACTTGCGAGTTTGGCTGAGAATAGTCTAAACGCGGTTGAGCGTGTTGGCAACTATATAGAGATACCGCCAGAGGCTCCACCTGTCATTGAGAACAACCGTCCACCTCCTGGATGGCCATCATCTGGATCCATAAAATTTGAGGATGTTGTTCTCCGTTACCGCCCTCAGTTACCCCCTGTGCTTCATggtgtttctttcttcattcaTCCAACAGACAAAGTGGGGATTGTTGGAAGGACTGGTGCTGGGAAGTCAAGCCTGTTGAATGCGTTATTTAGAATTGTGGAGGTGGAAAAAGGAAGGATCTTAATCGATGAGTGTGACATTGGGAAGTTTGGACTGATGGACCTACGTAAAGTGCTCGGAATCATTCCACAGTCACCAGTTCTTTTCTCAGGAACTGTGAGATTCAATCTCGATCCATTTGGTGAACACAATGATGCTGATCTTTGGGAGTCTCTGGAGAGGGCACACTTGAAGGATACCATCCGCAGAAATCCTCTTGGTCTTGATGCTGAG GTTTCCGAGGCAGGAGAGAATTTCAGTGTGGGACAGAGACAGTTGTTGAGTCTTTCACGTGCGCTGTTGCGGAGATCTAAGATACTCGTCCTTGATGAAGCAACTGCTGCTGTTGATGTTAGAACTGATGCCCTCATTCAGAAGACTATCCGAGAAGAATTCAAGTCATGCACGATGCTCATCATCGCTCACCGTCTCAATACCATCATTGACTGTGACAAAATTCTCGTGCTTGATTCCGGAAGA GTTCAAGAATTTAGTTCACCGGAGAACCTTCTTTCAAATGAAGGAAGCTCTTTCTCGAAGATGGTTCAAAGCACTGGAGCTGCGAATGCTGAGTACTTGCGTAATTTAGTTCTCGACAACAAGCGTGCCAGAGATGACTCACAACACGTACAAGGCCAGAGGAAGTGGTTAGCTTCTTCTCGCTGGGCTGCAGCCGCTCAGTTTGCTCTGGCTGCGAGTCTTACTTCGTCGCACAACGATCTTCAAAGCCTTGAAATTGAAGATGATAGCAGCATTTTGAAGAGAACAAACGATGCGGTTGTGACTCTGCGCAGTGTTCTCGAGGGGAAACACGACAAAGAGATTGCAGAGTCTCTTGAGGAACATAATATCTCTAGAGAGGGATGGTTGTCATCACTCTATAGAATGGTTGAag GGCTTGCAGTGATGAGCAGATTGGCAAGGAACCGAATGCAACAACCAGATTACAATTTCGAAGGAAATACATTTGACTGGGACAATGTCGAGATGTAG